Proteins from a single region of Bombus pascuorum chromosome 5, iyBomPasc1.1, whole genome shotgun sequence:
- the LOC132906955 gene encoding uncharacterized protein LOC132906955, giving the protein MPNENAPVCGCGVVVDLPKSRSGALSSRKLTIRISKSKGSKSDGRAAKKQQDDARGKSRSSETGSCSSVTEQARPVTKSSKHEKRLNHSRRTRSADRAESHYTYIDSGSSILSGGIRENAIAEALYATIPDTPNASANETGNSQLNAQSRSQPVYAIPSMVSPPPTYDVAISKTWQTGLPPTYEEYLCHKYAMISRSHTPPPPWSDSTTATTTPTAPNVQTRRELLASQPELREYLAQLSLSQNNERSIGHHHHHQGTVLRDSSYLSNQQVSREQVRTQQRPRAMPPRSQSESRVQQQRIATMYEDGAFCMETTALQSAFENGIALCSLM; this is encoded by the exons ATGCCTAATGAAAACGCGCCAGTGTGCGGGTGCGGAGTTGTGGTCGATCTGCCGAAATCACGAAGTGGCGCCCTGTCCTCGAGGAAGCTTACGATCAGAATATCGAAGTCGAAGGGTAGCAAGTCGGACGGGCGGGCTGCCAAGAAACAACAAGACGACGCTCGTGGGAAGAGCAGAAGTTCTGAAACAGGAAGCTGCAGCTCGGTGACAGAACAGGCTAGACCAGTTACGAAAAGTAGCAAACACGAGAAGCGGTTGAATCACTCGAGGAGAACCCGGAGCGCAGACAGAGCGGAGTCGCACTATACTTATATAG ATTCTGGCTCGAGCATACTCAGCGGCGGGATTCGGGAAAACGCTATAGCGGAGGCGCTGTATGCCACCATTCCAGACACGCCGAACGCGAGCGCCAACGAAACCGGAAATAGTCAATTAAATGCGCAAAGTAGATCGCAACCCGTTTACGCCATTCCTTCTATGGTATCGCCGCCGCCCACCTATGACGTGGCGATCTCGAAAACGTGGCAG ACCGGATTGCCACCCACCTACGAGGAATACCTGTGTCACAAATACGCCATGATATCGCGATCCCATACACCACCTCCTCCATGGTCAGATTCTACGACAGCGACGACGACACCTACGGCACCGAACGTTCAGACGCGTCGCGAATTGTTGGCCAGTCAGCCCGAACTCAGAGAATATTTGGCGCAGTTGTCACTTTCTCAGAACAACGAGAGATCCATTGGCCATCACCACCACCATCAGGGAACCGTTCTGCGAGATAGCAGCTACCTCTCGAACCAGCAAGTCTCGAGGGAGCAAGTGAGGACGCAACAACGTCCACGAGCTATGCCTCCCAG ATCCCAAAGCGAAAGCCGTGTGCAGCAGCAAAGAATCGCGACGATGTACGAGGATGGCGCGTTCTGCATGGAAACGACCGCGTTGCAATCAGCATTCGAAAACGGGATAGCTCTGTGCAGCTTGATGTAA